ACAGCTGGGCACCGTGCAGCACCGTGGTCTCCGGGGTCGACACCTCGGAGTGGCTGATGCCGCGGCCGGCGGTCATCAGGTTGACCTCCTTCGGCCGCACCATCGCGACATTGCCGGCGCTGTCGCGATGCTCGATCTCGCCGGTGAACAGCCAGCTCACGGTCTGCAGGCCGGTGTGCGGGTGCGGCGCGACCTCCATGCCGCCGCTCTCGCTCACGAGGTCCGGACCGTAGTGGTCGAGGAAGCACCAGGCGCCGATCAGCGAGCGCTGCCGCTGCGGCAGGGTGCGGCGTACCGGCATCGCACGGGGCCCGCCGAGCGGCACCTCGCGGGGCTCCATCAGCTCGATGCCGGCGGCCTGCCGGCCCTCGCAGATCACCTCGTCGGGCTGGGCGTCCGGATTGCTCATGTGCTCCATCCTTCCGCGCCCGTCAACCGCGTGGTCGGCGAGGGTTCACCCCCCGCCGCAAGGGTGTGCCCGTGCGGATCGCCCAGCTGGCCAACTTCGTCGGCGCGACGTCCGGAGGCATGCGGACCGCGATCGAGCAGCTGGGCCGCGGGTACGTCGCCGCCGGAGCCGAGCGCCTGCTCGTGATCCCCGGACCGGTGGACGCCGTACGGACCACGTCGCTCGGGGACGTGGTCCAGGTCCGGGCGCCGCGGGTGGGCGGCGGCTACCGGCTGATCGTCGAGCCGTGGCGGGTCACCGACGTGCTCGAGCGGTTCGCGCCGACCAGCGTGGAGTGGAGCGACAAGCTGACCCTGCTGCCCGTCGCCTGGTGGGCGCGGCGCAACGGCGTGCGGTCGGTGCTCCTGTCGCACGAGCGGATGGGCGACATGGTCGCGATGCGCACCGGCCTGGAGACCACCTCCAAGGTCTCCATCGGCCTGCTCAACCGGCTGATCGTGCGCAGCTTCGAAGTCGTGGTCGTGACCTCGGCGTACGCCGAGACCGAGTTCCGGACGGTCGCGAACGCCGCCGGCTGTCCGGTCGCGCGGGTGCCGCTGGGCGTGGACCTGACGACCTTCCGGCCCGCTGCTCCCGCGGCCCCCGCTGCTGGCGGCCTGCTCCGGCTGGTGCACGCCGGCCGGCTGTCCCGGGAGAAGTCCCCGCACCTGGCCGTCGCCACCGCGGTCGAGCTGCACCGCCGTGGTG
This region of Nocardioides sp. L-11A genomic DNA includes:
- a CDS encoding glycosyltransferase, which translates into the protein MRIAQLANFVGATSGGMRTAIEQLGRGYVAAGAERLLVIPGPVDAVRTTSLGDVVQVRAPRVGGGYRLIVEPWRVTDVLERFAPTSVEWSDKLTLLPVAWWARRNGVRSVLLSHERMGDMVAMRTGLETTSKVSIGLLNRLIVRSFEVVVVTSAYAETEFRTVANAAGCPVARVPLGVDLTTFRPAAPAAPAAGGLLRLVHAGRLSREKSPHLAVATAVELHRRGVPVRLDVYGEGPHRDELEELAGDAPVHFHGYVDGRAALRDRLAAADVSLSVCPGETFGLAVLEALACGTPVVTADRGGARELVDASCGAWAAPTPTALADAVLRLLLEQPESRRRTAARRRAEQYSWGRAVARMLALHAGDRLGALSA